From one Musa acuminata AAA Group cultivar baxijiao chromosome BXJ2-6, Cavendish_Baxijiao_AAA, whole genome shotgun sequence genomic stretch:
- the LOC135615226 gene encoding RINT1-like protein MAG2, producing MEGVAASLPRPSDLSPSLVGFLAEKFRTPEDLPRSPDLEAELTSRCSDLEASLADLSRRLAGSVAAYAVRSEETGALLGGVRAGLVDLRSSLRGSSKDGGDTEDGSGRREQMLADELPALAKEVARVETVRSYAETTLKLDRLIGDVEDAVSSSVTGKLKTPSATNSVDICMVAINSLKQIEDMLASVTKSRPQWSRLVSAVDHRVDRALSILRPQAIADHRNLLASLGWPPPLSGSNIVHPNTGASPELYNPLFLMTGNLKIKYCENFLSLCKLQELQRRRKSRQLSGHTLEIALSQPLWVVEELVNPIMVAAQHFLSKWHDKPEFIFALVYKLTMDFVASVDEILQPLVDKAMLVGRSCREEWISAMVTSLSTFLSKEIFPKYVDLLDGSHSSSNSSQARLSWLHLVDLMISFDKRIQTLITNSGLVLSLTDDANLQRVSSMSIFCDRPDWLQMWAENELGETVEKLRVAMHNEKSWKTRFQGTVLMTGSEDYKSPAVSGAVLQGLSLLIDRSRPLPSVELRARFIRLAGAPIVREFLDCLLRRCQEAEGLTALADDDALLKVSQSINSARHFDSGLTEWCENVFFLEMESIGKDDTEGRRIFEEEITMFKEFRTEWIEKIATVVLRGFDSLCRDYLKNRRQWQEKTEGVSLSKTFVTALDYIQGKISKLEEGLNAMDFVPMWRAVASGVDQLVFSGVFLSSIKFNSSAVERLNGDLEVLFGVFSAWCLRPQGFLPRLAEGLKLLKMEEKQLKDGILRHDERWLRENGIKHLTIAEAEKIVKNTVVMG from the exons ATGGAAGGGGTCGCAGCATCGCTGCCCCGGCCGTCGGATCTCTCGCCGTCGCTCGTCGGCTTCCTCGCCGAGAAGTTCCGGACCCCGGAAGACCTCCCTCGATCCCCCGACCTCGAGGCGGAACTCACGAGCCGATGCTCGGATCTCGAGGCTTCTCTGGCCGATCTGAGCAGACGGCTGGCGGGGAGTGTTGCGGCGTACGCCGTGCGCTCGGAGGAGACCGGCGCACTGCTCGGTGGCGTCAGGGCGGGGCTTGTCGATCTTCGATCCTCCCTCCGCGGCTCTTCGAAAG ATGGTGGAGATACAGAAGATGGGTCGGGAAGAAGAGAGCAGATGTTGGCGGATGAGCTGCCGGCGCTCGCGAAGGAGGTAGCGAGGGTGGAGACCGTTCGGTCTTATGCCG AGACCACACTCAAGCTCGACAGACTGATTGGTGATGTTGAAGATGCTGTTTCTTCCTCTGTTACAGGAAAACTTAAAACTCCTAGTGCAACTAACTCGGTG GATATTTGTATGGTGGCAATCAATTCTCTCAAACAAATAGAGGATATGTTAGCTTCTGTGACAAAATCAAGACCTCAGTGGTCTCGTCTTGTCTCAGCTGTAGATCACAGAGTTGACCGGGCTTTATCTATCTTACGACCGCAGGCAATTGCTGACCACAGAAATCTTCTAGCATCCCTCGGCTGGCCACCTCCACTTTCGGGCTCCAACATTGTGCATCCAAACACAGGGGCATCACCCGAGCTTTACAATCCTCTTTTCTTGATGACTGGGAACCTGAAGATTAAGTACTGTGAGAACTTCCTTTCCCTGTGTAAGTTGCAAGAATTGCAGAGAAGGAGAAAATCTCGACAACTCTCAGGGCATACTCTGGAGATTGCACTTAGCCAACCACTTTGGGTTGTAGAGGAGTTAGTGAACCCAATAATGGTTGCTGCTCAGCACTTTTTATCAAAGTGGCATGATAAACCAGAATTCatttttgctcttgtctataaattgacAATGGATTTTGTGGCCTCCGTGGATGAGATATTGCAACCTCTGGTAGACAAGGCCATGCTTGTGGGCCGTAGTTGTAGAGAGGAGTGGATTTCAGCAATGGTGACTTCACTCTCTACTTTCTTGTCGAAAGAGATTTTTCCAAAATATGTTGATCTTCTAGATGGTAGCCATTCGAGCAGTAACTCGTCACAGGCTAGGTTGTCATGGCTTCATCTTGTTGACCTGATGATATCTTTTGATAAGAGAATCCAGACCCTGATCACCAACTCTGGGCTGGTGCTATCACTGACTGATGATGCGAATTTGCAGCGTGTCTCCTCTATGTCCATCTTCTGTGATCGACCAGATTGGCTTCAGATGTGGGCTGAAAATGAGCTTGGTGAGACGGTAGAGAAATTAAGAGTAGCTATGCACAACGAAAAGAGCTGGAAAACGAGGTTCCAAGGGACGGTGCTAATGACTGGCTCAGAGGATTACAAATCTCCTGCAGTTTCTGGTGCTGTTCTTCAGGGTTTATCTTTGCTGATTGACAGGTCTCGGCCTTTGCCAAGTGTTGAGCTCAGGGCAAGGTTTATTAGGTTGGCTGGAGCTCCTATCGTGAGGGAGTTCCTTGATTGTTTGCTTCGTAGGTGCCAGGAAGCTGAGGGCCTCACTGCTCTGGCagatgatgatgccttattgaagGTCTCCCAGTCCATCAATTCAGCTCGGCATTTTGATTCAGGCTTGACTGAATGGTGTGAGAATGTGTTCTTCCTCGAGATGGAAAGTATAGGTAAAGATGATACGGAGGGGAGGCGCATTTTTGAAGAAGAGATAACTATGTTTAAAGAGTTCAGAACAGAGTGGATTGAGAAAATTGCCACTGTTGTACTGAGGGGTTTCGATTCACTTTGTCGAGACTACCTGAAAAATAGGAGGCAGTGGCAAGAGAAGACTGAAGGAGTATCTCTTTCAAAGACTTTTGTTACTGCCCTGGACTACATCCAAGGGAAGATCTCCAAGTTGGAAGAGGGATTGAATGCGATGGACTTTGTACCAATGTGGAGAGCCGTGGCCAGTGGTGTGGACCAGCTAGTTTTTAGTGGCGTGTTTCTGAGCAGTATCAAGTTCAACAGTAGTGCTGTGGAAAGGCTGAATGGTGATCTGGAGGTCCTGTTTGGGGTGTTTTCAGCATGGTGTTTGAGGCCTCAAGGCTTCTTGCCAAGGCTGGCTGAGGGTTTGAAACTGCTGAAGATGGAGGAGAAGCAGCTCAAGGATGGTATTTTAAGACATGATGAGAGATGGTTGAGGGAGAATGGTATAAAACATCTAACAATTGCAGAGGCAGAGAAAATTGTGAAGAATACAGTGGTGATGGGGTGA
- the LOC135615225 gene encoding protein PECTIC ARABINOGALACTAN SYNTHESIS-RELATED-like, with product MAELRHSASMGNRASAGSSPVKRDDPSAPFVSASGADGGGRDRDRDRDKDPHRAPFASSVLHLPPPIRSLLALEDPRVSTSTAYRILVAFLAFLVLAGFLSLPSLWSRLNAPYLCRKEGIVLHCPRVKEPPSLWENPYSATTSWKPCAERREGGISDLPSENETNGYIFIHAEGGLNQQRIAICNAVAVAKIMGATLILPVLKQDQIWKDQTKFEDIFDVDHFIEYLKDDVRIVRDIPEWFVDKAELFTSIRRTVKNIPKYASADFYIDNVLPRIKEKKIMALKPFVDRLGYDNVPPEINRLRCRVNYHALKFLPEIEEMAEKLAARMRNRTGNVNPYMALHLRFEKGMVGLSFCDFVGTREEKAMMAAYRQKEWPRRYKNGSHLWQLALQKRKEGRCPLEPGEVAVILRAMGYPKETQIYVASGQVYGGKNRMAPLRNMFPNLVTKEELASKEEIDHFRKHVTSLAALDFLVCLKSDVFVMTHGGNFAKLIIGARRYMGHRLKSIKPDKGLMSKSFGDPYMGWASFVEDVVITHHTRTGLPEETFPNYDIWENPLTPCMCRA from the exons ATGGCGGAGCTCCGCCACTCAGCTTCCATGGGCAACAGGGCCTCCGCGGGCTCCTCCCCCGTCAAGCGCGACGATCCCTCCGCCCCATTCGTCTCTGCCAGCGGCGCCGATGGCGGTGGGCGCGATCGGGACCGGGATCGCGACAAGGATCCGCACCGCGCCCCCTTCGCCTCCTCTGTCCTCCATCTGCCGCCCCCCATCCGGTCCCTCCTCGCCCTCGAGGACCCCAGGGTCTCCACCTCCACCGCTTACCGGATCCTCGTCGCTTTCCTCGCCTTTCTTGTGCTGGCTGGCTTCCTCTCCCTCCCCTCTCTTTGGAGTCGCCTG AATGCACCTTATTTGTGCCGCAAGGAAGGGATTGTTCTTCACTGCCCTCGC GTGAAGGAGCCTCCATCACTTTGGGAGAATCCCTACTCTGCGACTACCTCATGGAAACCATGTGCTGAGCGCCGGGAGGGTGGTATCTCGG ATCTTCCTTCTGAGAATGAAACCAATGGTTACATATTCATCCATGCTGAGGGTGGTCTTAACCAACAACGTATAGCT ATATGTAATGCCGTTGCTGTTGCCAAAATAATGGGTGCAACTCTTATTTTGCCGGTGCTAAAGCAAGATCAAATCTGGAAAGATCAAAC GAAGTTTGAAGACATATTTGATGTTGATCATTTTATTGAATACTTGAAGGATGATGTACGTATCGTAAGAGATATTCCTGAGTGGTTTGTAGACAAAGCAGAGCTTTTCACCAGTATAAG ACGAACAGTAAAGAACATTCCAAAATATGCATCAGCAGACTTCTATATCGACAATGTACTTCCGAGGATCAAGGAGAAGAAGATAATGGCTCTAAAACCTTTTGTTGATAGGTTGGG GTATGATAATGTTCCACCAGAAATAAACAGGCTCAGGTGTAGAGTTAATTATCATGCCTTAAAATTTTTACCTGAGATTGAGGAAATGGCTGAGAAATTGGCGGCAAGAATGAGGAACCGCACTGGAAATGTCAACCCGTACAT GGCACTACATCTGAGATTTGAGAAGGGAATGGTGGGCCTCTCTTTCTGTGATTTTGTTGGAACTAGAGAAGAGAAAGCAATGATGGCAGCATATAGACAGAAAGAATGGCCGAGACGGTACAAG AATGGATCCCACCTCTGGCAGCTAGCACTTCAGAAAAGAAAGGAAGGACGTTGCCCTCTAGAGCCTGGCGAGGTTGCTGTCATATTGCGGGCAatgggatatcccaaggaaacACAGATATATGTTGCTTCTGGACAAGTGTATGGTGGAAAGAATCGGATGGCTCCACTTAGAAATATGTTCCCTAATCTG GTCACCAAGGAGGAACTAGCAAGCAAAGAAGAAATAGACCACTTCAGGAAGCATGTGACGAGCTTGGCTGCCCTCGATTTCCTAGTATGTCTGAAGTCAGATGTGTTTGTTATGACCCATGGTGGAAATTTTGCGAAGCTAATAATAGGAGCTCGCCGATACATGGGACATAGGCTCAAGTCAATAAAGCCGGACAAGGGGCTCATGTCCAAATCCTTTGGGGACCCCTACATGGGTTGGGCATCATTTGTGGAGGATGTCGTGATCACCCACCACACGCGGACTGGCCTTCCAGAAGAAACCTTCCCCAACTATGACATATGGGAGAATCCTCTTACTCCATGCATGTGTAGAGCTTGA